One Marmota flaviventris isolate mMarFla1 chromosome 17, mMarFla1.hap1, whole genome shotgun sequence genomic window, GGGTAGCAGCAGCTGTGGCCTAGCCTCTCCCAATGCTAGGGGCTTGGCCTTGTGCCCCAACCCCCTTCCTGACTGAGCTCTGTAgaagactcttaaaaaaaaaaaaaaggaaaaaaaaaaagtgctttgaaaaaaAGGGGGAACACCCTATTCCTGCTACAGGGGTAGAGGGAGGAGGTGGAAGCAGCTAGGTGCCTGTAGGGTGAGCTGGCACAACCTTCATCCCTGTCTCAAAAGACACTTGACTAAGGAATGGAAGGATACTCCAGGATCCCTACAGAAGTATGCCAGGGGTCATGCTGAGCTGCCCTGGCAGTGGCCTTGGGTGCTGAGGGATAGACATGCAAGATACAGGGAAGGGCTAGGGCCACAGCTGGGAGGGACTCAAAGCCTAGCCTTTCCATTCAGCTTGGCCTTTGGCTCTGAGTTCCTTCAGGATTCTAAAAGTATATGAAGGTGACATCCTTGTTTCTACCTGAGTTGTGCTTGCACAGGGGGGAATGTCTGTACCCCTGTGGACATAAGGGGAGGCCCCACACCTGCCTCCTGTGTCTTATGGATGGGGTGCCCACCACATCCTTtccacccctccctcccaggccctTGGGCCCAGCTCTGGCCAGGAAAGTGGGGAGGCCATAGAGGAGGAAGACCATGCCTTTCATTTTCTCCCTATGTCCTTATCGTCCATACATCCCAAATATGAGGAAGCTGAAGAAGACTGTGACACCCACCAGGGAGACAGTAGCAGGTGCTGTGAAAAACTGACGGTAATTGATCCGGAAGTACCAGACTACACCCAAAAGCACTACAAACACGGGCACCATGAGACTGCCCACACTGATGCCAAGGCtgggtggctcagtggccgagggTGCCAGAGAAGTTGAGGGGCCTGTACCAGGTGCCCCTGGGGGTGAACGGTGGCAGTGAATCACACAGTTGTCAGTAATGTTCAGAGAACGCAGTGTGCGTGCTGGATCTTGTAGCAGGCGGCCCTGGTAGATCAATTTCATTTGGCTCTCCTGTCCAGGGAAATATTTGCtgaaaggatgaaaaagaaagagaggctGAGGCATAACAGGGCAAACGGGCCTGGACCAACAAAGGTGGGCAAAGGGAAAAACTGATGAGTAGATTTCTAAGGAAGTCTCCTCTCCACCCTTGGTAGGGGCCAAATTTTATGACCCCTTGCTGCTCTCAATTCTGCACCAGTCTCCTCAGAGGACGCAAAGCCTTGGGACATGGGACATGAGCAGCTTCCCACTTTTCAACCCACTCACCTCTTCAGGGCACCCACAGTGTCCTCTGGCCTGGCCACAGCCAGCTCCTCAGTATCATTGAGGAACTTAAGCCGAACGTTGATGAAGCTGGGGCTGGGAGAAAGGCAGGTGCTATCCTCAGATCTCAGCAGGGCTTCTGGACTGCTGTTCTCTGTGCCCACTTGTCTTTTGGACAGGCCTTGGATGTCAAGGAGATGCTCAAGACTGGACTCCACACCACCCCCAGCAACAGGTTCCCCTGTGGAGTCTCCTCCACCTTCGCCAGTCTCTTCAGTCTTCTCATCATTACCCTCTGATGGATGGGGAAGTTCGGTAGGCTCTGAGGTGTTCTGGCCTGCCACCAGCTGGTCCACATGCCCTAGGTGAAGGACGGATGTGTCGCCTGCTGACACAATAGTGCCCAGGAGCTGGTTGCTACCGCTGTCTGCTACGTAGGTAGAGAGCCAAGCTAGGACCAAGGCTAGAATcagcaccaccacacctgccaCCACCATCACCTCATTACCCACACCCTCAATGAGGGTGACATCAGGGAGCTCCATGGTCTGGCTGCTGACTGGGTCCACGCTGCAGGAACAAAGGGGAATAGCATCAGCAGAGCCAGAGGGGTTGCAATAAGGCTCCTAGTTTAAGTTTTGAACTAAGCCAGTCCTGAAAATAAGTGGAGTTCAATattctggggtgggggggacgaCAAACCTACACAAGGATCACATGTATTTCACTTTGTACTCTAGACTTCCAACCTCAAGCTAAGGACTTGGCCTTGGGCGCTATTAGAAAACTAGCTCACAGATGTCATGCCCACAATGAGCACAGATCATCAGCCTTCTCATCATTACCCTATGAGGAAAGCCTCATAACCTTGCTGCTGTGTCTCCTGcaactgctttttttcttttttcttttggtcgtTGATGGGTAAAACATTTGCTTCTTTGAACTTGGAGTTTCTCTAGGATTTCTAACACTTAGTCAAGCAAATATGCCCCTTAAACAGCCTCCAACTTAACTTCTGAGAGACTAAAAAGCCTGAAATACTTTATTTTGGAGCTCCTCTGGAGGTGTTATACAGTCACCCTTGTTGGACTGTCTCATAAGAGCCCCATCTCTTTCATTGTCACAGTTCATACCCAAATGTCAGGGGCCAAAGAAAACTAATCTACTGTCAACAGAAGAGTTAGATTACCCTAAAGGGACAATTCTTTAGGAGCCATAAGCAAACAGTAACTCTGCCTCCTCTCAAATTCTCTGACAGGCCCTGGGGAAATCGTATGGGACAAACATCAGAAACACTACCCTTCTGGGTCACTGAGGGCTCACAACTGCAAAAACCGCTGTCTACATGTAACTGATTTGGAAATGATTCCACAACAGCTCTCACTATCACTAACTCAGTCTCTCATATTGTGAAGGTTCTCACTCTGCAGTTTCTTACACGGGAAGGATTTCTGCTTGGTCCTTGGAATACCTACTTCTTCCCTTGGAGAATCTGTTTTCACAGCTGTCCCTGGGCAAATCCATCTGACGATTATCATTATCAGACTATTCTCACAGCAcctataaaatttcattatactTATCTACCGGTCCATTTATTAGACTTCTAGAACACAAGGCTcacatgtatttttctctttgtacttAAGAGCCTAGCATAATGCCACCGTAGTTACTTCAAAAAGAGTTGTGGAACATATCAACATCTGAAGAGTTTACACATCCTGACTTAATAGACTGACCCTGAAGTCAGAAAACAAAACGAAACTATAATCTTGTCTCTTACTGGCCATGTAACCTCGATCATCTTTCCCAGAGACTTAGccttctcatcagtaaaatgggttaaaaatagtacctacctcataaGGTTGTTTTGAAGATGACGTGAAATCATTGAAGCAAAATaatcagcacagtgcctggcacattgcAAATGTTCAATAAACAAATGGTAGGAATTATGTATCACTCCCACAATTAACCCCCGACAGTAAGAAGGTTAATGCCATTAACCGTggtttacagaaaaggaaactgcgGCGGAGAGAGACGAGAACGACTGGCACAGACACAGGGAACTGTCGTGGGGAAGGGCCGGGTAGGATCCCAAGTCTTCTG contains:
- the Tmub2 gene encoding transmembrane and ubiquitin-like domain-containing protein 2 isoform X2; amino-acid sequence: MELPDVTLIEGVGNEVMVVAGVVVLILALVLAWLSTYVADSGSNQLLGTIVSAGDTSVLHLGHVDQLVAGQNTSEPTELPHPSEGNDEKTEETGEGGGDSTGEPVAGGGVESSLEHLLDIQGLSKRQVGTENSSPEALLRSEDSTCLSPSPSFINVRLKFLNDTEELAVARPEDTVGALKSKYFPGQESQMKLIYQGRLLQDPARTLRSLNITDNCVIHCHRSPPGAPGTGPSTSLAPSATEPPSLGISVGSLMVPVFVVLLGVVWYFRINYRQFFTAPATVSLVGVTVFFSFLIFGMYGR
- the Tmub2 gene encoding transmembrane and ubiquitin-like domain-containing protein 2 isoform X1; translation: MISRHLQNNLMSVDPVSSQTMELPDVTLIEGVGNEVMVVAGVVVLILALVLAWLSTYVADSGSNQLLGTIVSAGDTSVLHLGHVDQLVAGQNTSEPTELPHPSEGNDEKTEETGEGGGDSTGEPVAGGGVESSLEHLLDIQGLSKRQVGTENSSPEALLRSEDSTCLSPSPSFINVRLKFLNDTEELAVARPEDTVGALKSKYFPGQESQMKLIYQGRLLQDPARTLRSLNITDNCVIHCHRSPPGAPGTGPSTSLAPSATEPPSLGISVGSLMVPVFVVLLGVVWYFRINYRQFFTAPATVSLVGVTVFFSFLIFGMYGR